A genomic window from Thermococcus sp. LS1 includes:
- a CDS encoding AbrB/MazE/SpoVT family DNA-binding domain-containing protein, whose amino-acid sequence MLAKVDSKGRLYLPKSIRKGISREVYLVDLNGEILIVPKPEDPLMELEELGKLLPDKSIEELKKEILEEALRELE is encoded by the coding sequence ATGCTCGCAAAAGTGGACTCAAAGGGGAGACTATACCTCCCCAAAAGCATTAGGAAGGGTATATCTAGAGAGGTGTATCTCGTTGACCTCAACGGCGAGATACTAATCGTCCCAAAACCGGAGGACCCTTTGATGGAGCTTGAAGAGCTTGGAAAACTCCTGCCAGACAAGTCCATCGAGGAGCTAAAGAAGGAGATACTAGAAGAGGCCCTGAGGGAGCTGGAATGA
- the nikR gene encoding nickel-responsive transcriptional regulator NikR codes for MKITRFGVSVPDELLEKFDRIIEEKGYVNRSEAIRDLMRDFIVRHEWEEGDKEVAGTITIVYNHDEADVVKELLDLQHDYVDEIVSSLHVHMDEHNCLEVVVVKGKAGRIKEIAERLISLKGVKHGKLVMTTTGRELV; via the coding sequence ATGAAGATCACGCGCTTTGGTGTCTCTGTTCCGGACGAGTTGCTCGAGAAGTTTGACAGAATCATAGAGGAGAAAGGCTACGTTAACAGGAGTGAGGCGATTAGGGATTTAATGAGGGACTTTATAGTCAGGCACGAGTGGGAGGAGGGGGACAAGGAAGTTGCAGGTACAATAACCATCGTATATAACCACGACGAAGCAGACGTGGTTAAAGAGCTTCTTGACCTCCAGCACGACTACGTCGATGAAATTGTTTCGAGCCTTCACGTTCACATGGATGAGCACAACTGCCTCGAGGTTGTGGTCGTTAAGGGTAAGGCGGGAAGGATAAAGGAGATCGCCGAGAGGCTCATAAGCCTGAAGGGCGTCAAGCACGGAAAGCTTGTGATGACGACCACGGGGAGGGAACTGGTGTGA
- a CDS encoding TrpB-like pyridoxal phosphate-dependent enzyme, producing the protein MKAVLPDSKIPKRWYNILPDLPEPLAPPLDPETDEPMEPEKLLRIFAAELVKQEMTMERYIEIPKKVRELYAKIGRPTPLFRATNLEKALGTPARIYFKYEGATVTGSHKINTALAQAYYAKKQGIERLVTETGAGQWGTALSLAGALMGIKVRVYMARASYFQKPYRKTIMRLYGAEIYPSPSDRTEIGRKFLAEDPNHPGGLGIAISEAIEDVLRDEKARYALGSVLNHVLMHQTVIGLEAKEQMKEFEKPDAIIGCVGGGSNFAGLAYPFVKDRLDGKDDYEFIAVEPRAAPSMTRGVYTYDYGDSGGLTPKMKMHTLGHTYYVPPIHAGGLRYHGLAPTLSILINHGIVRPVAYHQTEVFEAARLFARTEGIVPAPESAHAVKAAIDRALKAKEEGKEEVILFNLSGHGLLDLKGYEDFLDGKLEDYEPEELPALKGEA; encoded by the coding sequence ATGAAAGCCGTTCTGCCGGATTCCAAGATACCAAAGAGGTGGTACAACATTCTGCCTGACCTGCCGGAGCCTTTGGCGCCGCCCCTCGACCCGGAGACGGACGAGCCAATGGAGCCAGAGAAGCTGCTCCGCATCTTCGCAGCGGAGCTGGTGAAGCAGGAAATGACCATGGAACGATACATCGAGATCCCAAAGAAAGTTCGTGAGCTCTATGCTAAAATAGGCCGTCCAACGCCCCTCTTCAGGGCGACGAACCTCGAAAAGGCCCTCGGAACGCCGGCGAGGATATACTTCAAATACGAAGGGGCTACCGTAACAGGCAGCCACAAGATAAACACCGCATTGGCTCAAGCGTACTACGCCAAAAAGCAGGGAATAGAGAGGCTCGTTACCGAAACTGGAGCCGGGCAGTGGGGAACTGCCCTGTCTCTGGCAGGAGCACTCATGGGAATAAAGGTCAGGGTTTACATGGCCCGCGCAAGCTATTTCCAGAAGCCCTACAGGAAGACTATAATGCGTCTCTACGGTGCCGAAATCTACCCCAGTCCAAGCGACAGGACTGAAATCGGCAGGAAGTTTTTAGCCGAAGACCCCAACCACCCCGGCGGCCTTGGAATAGCGATAAGTGAGGCCATTGAGGACGTTCTAAGGGACGAAAAAGCGCGCTACGCCCTTGGAAGCGTGCTCAACCACGTTTTAATGCACCAGACGGTCATTGGCCTGGAAGCCAAGGAGCAGATGAAGGAGTTCGAGAAGCCAGACGCCATAATTGGCTGCGTTGGGGGAGGAAGCAACTTCGCCGGCCTGGCCTATCCCTTCGTCAAGGATAGACTAGACGGCAAAGATGACTACGAGTTCATAGCGGTTGAGCCAAGGGCGGCACCGAGCATGACGCGCGGCGTTTACACCTACGACTACGGGGACTCTGGAGGGCTAACGCCGAAGATGAAGATGCACACCCTCGGCCACACCTACTACGTCCCGCCGATACACGCTGGCGGCCTGAGGTACCACGGCCTGGCTCCAACGCTGAGTATTCTGATAAACCACGGAATAGTTAGGCCAGTAGCCTACCATCAGACGGAGGTCTTCGAGGCGGCCCGGCTCTTTGCCAGGACGGAAGGTATAGTTCCAGCACCCGAGAGCGCCCACGCGGTCAAGGCTGCAATAGACAGGGCCCTCAAGGCGAAGGAAGAGGGCAAGGAAGAAGTCATCCTGTTCAACCTCAGCGGCCACGGCCTGCTCGACCTCAAGGGCTACGAGGACTTCCTCGACGGAAAGCTTGAGGACTACGAGCCAGAAGAGCTTCCAGCTTTGAAGGGGGAGGCTTAG
- a CDS encoding amino acid permease — MGMRILGFLSSLVVALSFVLPWFRLPWGGQITFLGILREVLASSSGFEGAFWWLNPNTTGTIFLFITFFAGIFMILVGILFGLLGGRLGPGIGMVGMLVFTLTAWHIYGQDFFGTLAEGYVIALLSFVVGFVAGGGKSL, encoded by the coding sequence ATGGGTATGAGGATACTCGGTTTTCTGTCCTCACTCGTCGTTGCCCTCTCCTTTGTTCTCCCATGGTTCCGGCTGCCTTGGGGTGGGCAAATAACGTTCCTTGGCATCCTCCGTGAGGTTTTGGCAAGTTCCAGTGGCTTTGAGGGTGCATTCTGGTGGCTCAACCCTAACACTACGGGCACTATCTTTCTCTTCATAACGTTCTTCGCGGGTATATTCATGATACTCGTCGGGATACTCTTCGGGCTTCTCGGCGGCAGGCTTGGGCCGGGCATTGGAATGGTTGGAATGCTTGTGTTTACCCTCACCGCGTGGCACATATACGGGCAGGACTTCTTTGGAACGCTCGCTGAGGGATACGTAATAGCGCTACTGAGCTTCGTCGTCGGCTTTGTCGCTGGTGGGGGGAAGAGCCTCTAG
- a CDS encoding DUF4855 domain-containing protein, with translation MATYGLWYFKAQDGSYGTFPSAGTPSQLEDRGFTYAVALHSSAKDENGNLLYGNIPFSGYSYNDGYQDGASLGRWVDPILRGIDYLVVIPVLIDESRTRGVRGIQYWKGWVDGVYNNTSGYQVGFYWYLEYPWQVSDGIVYEEDIQEISAYIRNKGQQFIWIPYFHYSYPDHISDITKTDIGLLAKYFTYVFIQPNYYQGTTRTLQDFNVVYNQIEELKEENNLSNIFMEMECDGRVRSPDPGTAVEYRERACAYVSYTKDYPHRAYYYDTNLQNIQKMEEYCNDRGKRYVF, from the coding sequence ATGGCAACATATGGATTGTGGTATTTTAAAGCACAAGATGGAAGTTACGGAACATTTCCCTCTGCAGGAACACCATCTCAGTTGGAAGACAGAGGATTCACCTATGCAGTAGCATTACACTCTTCTGCAAAAGATGAAAATGGGAACTTACTCTATGGGAATATTCCGTTTAGTGGGTATTCTTACAATGATGGATATCAAGATGGGGCATCTCTTGGAAGATGGGTAGATCCAATATTGAGGGGAATTGACTATCTAGTTGTGATTCCAGTTCTTATTGACGAGAGTAGAACCCGAGGAGTTAGAGGAATTCAATATTGGAAGGGGTGGGTCGATGGAGTATACAACAACACGAGCGGCTACCAAGTGGGCTTCTATTGGTATCTTGAATATCCTTGGCAGGTTAGTGATGGGATTGTTTATGAAGAAGATATTCAAGAAATCTCAGCGTATATACGAAACAAGGGTCAGCAATTCATTTGGATACCGTATTTTCATTATTCATATCCTGATCATATTAGTGATATTACAAAAACGGATATTGGGCTTCTGGCGAAATACTTTACGTACGTGTTTATTCAGCCTAATTACTATCAGGGAACAACTAGAACACTGCAGGATTTCAACGTTGTGTATAATCAGATTGAGGAACTTAAAGAGGAGAACAATCTGAGCAACATCTTCATGGAAATGGAATGTGATGGCAGAGTTAGATCACCCGATCCAGGAACTGCTGTGGAGTATAGAGAAAGAGCATGTGCCTATGTGAGTTATACCAAGGATTACCCGCACAGGGCTTACTATTATGACACCAATCTTCAGAATATACAAAAAATGGAGGAGTATTGCAATGACAGGGGTAAGAGGTATGTATTTTAG
- a CDS encoding PIN domain-containing protein: MIYADTDFFLALLKPNDWLKKNALKIYSDHKGNITTSEVTFIELMLLAKRYNLDPVRLTAAVMAICNIDDGEPLKAAFYIKEHGLNVFDAFQAAHCRGTIISSDKAFDKIGIKRIKLENPEEE, from the coding sequence ATGATATACGCGGACACCGACTTTTTCCTCGCCCTGCTAAAGCCAAACGACTGGCTCAAGAAAAATGCCCTCAAGATTTACAGCGACCACAAGGGCAACATAACAACTTCGGAGGTGACATTCATCGAGCTGATGCTTCTGGCAAAGCGCTACAACCTTGACCCGGTGAGACTCACCGCTGCCGTCATGGCCATATGCAACATAGATGATGGAGAGCCTCTAAAGGCAGCATTTTACATAAAAGAGCATGGATTAAACGTTTTTGACGCTTTCCAGGCAGCTCACTGCAGAGGGACGATAATCAGCTCTGACAAAGCTTTTGACAAAATTGGAATCAAAAGGATAAAGTTAGAGAATCCAGAAGAAGAATAA
- a CDS encoding Ribonuclease P protein component 3, whose product MTLESEEVSFSREHWVEMDVRSEDAYELASGWFDEVVFTKRLVLEKSPDFDALKAEIKELKERYGKVALLIVTKKPSLIREVKNRNLKVLLYVQGGDMRVNRFALEAGVDALISPWLGRKDPGFDHVLAKIAAKRDVAIGFSISPLLSASPYERAHTLRFMMKVWQLVNKYDVPRFLTSSAESRWEVRGPRDLMSLGIALGMEIPQAKASLNFYPRMILGRKS is encoded by the coding sequence ATGACCCTCGAGTCTGAGGAAGTTTCCTTCTCCCGCGAGCACTGGGTTGAGATGGACGTAAGGAGTGAGGATGCCTACGAGCTGGCCAGTGGGTGGTTTGACGAGGTAGTTTTCACCAAAAGGCTCGTCCTGGAAAAGAGCCCCGACTTCGACGCCCTGAAGGCAGAAATCAAGGAGCTGAAAGAGAGGTACGGAAAGGTTGCCCTCCTTATCGTCACGAAAAAGCCGAGCCTAATAAGGGAAGTGAAGAACCGCAACCTCAAGGTTCTCCTCTACGTCCAGGGCGGCGACATGAGGGTCAACCGCTTCGCCCTAGAGGCCGGCGTCGATGCCCTTATAAGCCCGTGGCTCGGAAGGAAAGACCCTGGCTTCGACCACGTTCTGGCCAAGATAGCGGCCAAAAGGGACGTTGCCATAGGCTTTTCCATATCACCCCTTCTCAGCGCTTCCCCCTACGAGAGGGCCCATACTCTGCGCTTCATGATGAAGGTCTGGCAGCTGGTGAACAAGTACGACGTCCCGCGCTTCCTCACGAGTTCAGCCGAGAGCAGATGGGAAGTCCGCGGGCCGAGGGACTTAATGAGCCTCGGAATAGCGCTTGGCATGGAGATTCCCCAGGCCAAGGCAAGCTTGAACTTCTATCCAAGGATGATTTTGGGGAGGAAAAGCTAA
- a CDS encoding Xaa-Pro peptidase family protein: MRLNRLASLLKEKAFDGALISPGTNLYYLTSFHIHEAGERLTILVINSDGEYHLLAPSLYENVIMDFPVTFWRDGENPYGKLAEILKELDLSSGRILVENTMRADWLIGILKLGSFEFHPLSILMRELRMRKDAEEIRLMEKAAKIVDEVFEEIIGMDLIGMREKDLSLKIELLIRERSDGVSFEPIVASGENGANPHHAPDERKLREGDLVILDYGARWEGYCSDITRTIALGKPDEKLLEIYEVVKNAQESAFQTVREGIKAKEVDKAARDYIAKAGYGEYFTHRTGHGLGLDVHEEPYIGPDGEVTLENGMTFTIEPGIYVPGLGGVRIEDDVVVEGGKGRRLTKAPRELITIG; this comes from the coding sequence ATGCGCCTCAACAGGCTCGCTTCTCTGCTCAAGGAAAAAGCCTTTGACGGAGCGCTGATAAGCCCGGGGACGAACCTCTACTACCTAACGAGCTTCCACATCCACGAAGCGGGAGAGAGACTGACGATTCTGGTCATCAATTCTGACGGGGAGTACCACCTTTTAGCGCCAAGCCTCTACGAGAACGTCATCATGGATTTCCCTGTTACCTTCTGGCGTGATGGAGAGAATCCCTACGGGAAGCTCGCCGAAATCCTAAAGGAACTCGACCTGTCATCTGGCAGAATCCTGGTGGAGAACACGATGAGGGCAGACTGGCTGATAGGTATTCTCAAGCTTGGAAGCTTCGAGTTCCATCCGTTAAGCATTCTGATGCGCGAGCTTAGAATGAGAAAAGACGCTGAGGAAATTAGGCTCATGGAGAAGGCGGCAAAGATCGTCGATGAGGTCTTCGAGGAGATAATCGGCATGGACTTAATCGGAATGCGTGAGAAAGACCTCTCCCTGAAGATTGAGCTCCTCATAAGGGAGCGCTCCGATGGAGTCTCCTTCGAGCCAATAGTTGCCAGCGGTGAGAATGGGGCAAATCCCCACCACGCGCCCGACGAGAGGAAACTGAGGGAGGGAGACCTCGTTATCCTCGACTACGGCGCCAGGTGGGAGGGCTATTGCTCCGACATAACGAGGACTATCGCGTTAGGAAAGCCAGACGAGAAGCTCCTGGAGATTTATGAGGTCGTCAAGAACGCCCAGGAGAGCGCCTTCCAGACTGTCCGCGAGGGCATAAAGGCGAAGGAGGTTGACAAAGCGGCAAGGGACTACATAGCCAAGGCGGGCTACGGCGAGTACTTTACTCACAGAACCGGCCACGGTCTGGGCTTGGATGTCCATGAGGAGCCCTACATAGGGCCAGATGGAGAGGTAACCCTAGAAAACGGCATGACCTTCACGATAGAGCCGGGCATCTACGTGCCGGGCCTGGGGGGAGTTAGAATAGAGGACGATGTGGTCGTTGAGGGCGGAAAGGGAAGAAGGTTGACGAAGGCACCGAGGGAGCTGATCACGATTGGGTAG
- a CDS encoding RNA-binding protein, protein MAKIKAHHVRLTTFIHATEDEDKVLEAIGTFIPEEIDDDDVLFDIVETRGFFGNPIKVVNVEIKRSKAVRKFIDYFKELLSEWDKTYVLDHLDEKIDEEGTLYVRFNKQKAYLGEAEVDEGEDVIQVRIKIKAFPMRKDAVVKAVREWLEE, encoded by the coding sequence ATGGCGAAGATAAAGGCACATCACGTCAGGCTGACCACCTTCATCCATGCAACTGAAGATGAAGACAAGGTTCTTGAGGCTATAGGCACCTTCATCCCGGAGGAGATAGACGACGATGACGTTCTCTTTGACATAGTGGAAACGCGAGGCTTCTTCGGCAACCCTATTAAAGTCGTGAACGTCGAGATAAAGCGGAGCAAGGCAGTTAGAAAGTTCATTGACTACTTTAAGGAACTCCTGAGTGAGTGGGATAAGACCTACGTACTTGACCACCTCGATGAGAAGATCGATGAGGAAGGAACGCTCTACGTCCGCTTTAACAAGCAGAAGGCCTACCTCGGCGAGGCGGAGGTTGATGAAGGAGAAGACGTCATCCAGGTCAGGATAAAGATCAAGGCCTTCCCAATGAGGAAGGATGCGGTGGTGAAAGCCGTCAGGGAGTGGCTGGAGGAATGA
- a CDS encoding 50S ribosomal protein L15e: MGMYKYIREAWKSPKKSYVGQLLKKRMIKWRREPVVVRVERPTRLDRARSLGYQAKQGYVIVRVRVRRGGRKRPRWKGGRKPSKMGMVKYSPKKSLQWIAEEKAARKFPNLEVLNSYWVGEDGMYKWFEVIMVDPHHPVIKSDPKIAWIAGKAHKGRVFRGLTSAGRKSRGLRNKGKGAEKVRPSVRANKGKTK, from the coding sequence ATGGGAATGTACAAGTACATTAGGGAAGCCTGGAAGAGCCCGAAGAAGAGCTACGTTGGGCAGCTTCTCAAAAAGAGGATGATAAAGTGGCGCCGCGAGCCGGTCGTCGTTCGCGTTGAGAGGCCGACCAGACTCGACAGGGCCAGGAGCCTCGGCTACCAGGCCAAGCAGGGCTACGTCATTGTTCGCGTTCGCGTCAGGCGCGGCGGAAGGAAGAGGCCCAGGTGGAAGGGTGGTAGGAAGCCCTCCAAGATGGGTATGGTTAAGTACAGCCCGAAGAAGAGCCTCCAGTGGATTGCCGAGGAGAAGGCCGCTCGCAAGTTCCCGAACCTTGAGGTTCTCAACAGCTACTGGGTCGGCGAAGATGGAATGTACAAGTGGTTCGAGGTCATCATGGTCGACCCGCACCACCCGGTCATAAAGAGCGACCCGAAGATTGCCTGGATAGCAGGCAAGGCCCACAAGGGCAGGGTCTTCCGCGGCCTCACCAGTGCCGGCAGGAAGAGCCGCGGCCTGAGGAACAAGGGCAAGGGCGCCGAGAAGGTCAGGCCCAGTGTGAGGGCCAACAAGGGCAAGACCAAGTGA
- a CDS encoding TIGR00341 family protein, which translates to MLRLEIYCDETEGEQVSAVLGKWNVQFYVEEVRGNDHRVLKFVALVPDFIINDLADELMKAIDLRKGHSAITWSQVSGKSVKYANSLKSLRKFKRRWSLAAIEKLIEDANNQATVDPIQLTLGAVASIIALFGLINDSIVMIISAMLLSPILGPLYGFSLNVVMGKGRDALDAVYSILKLLVVIFLSAAIVTLILKLAGAMPSQPTHEIAIRGNSGLVYILLAVILGYAGVVAIVSKIPEILAGVSIAAALVPPTTVIGISLVMGWWDVFGGSLILTLENVLGLLTGSLLGLYILNVSPRSYYERRAARLYTKRTMLVLALMIALIVLLELMFPG; encoded by the coding sequence ATGCTCCGGCTTGAGATCTACTGTGATGAAACCGAGGGAGAGCAAGTTTCCGCGGTTCTTGGTAAGTGGAACGTCCAATTCTACGTGGAAGAGGTGAGGGGCAACGATCACCGCGTCCTCAAGTTCGTGGCCCTTGTCCCTGATTTCATCATAAACGACCTTGCAGACGAGCTCATGAAGGCTATAGACCTCAGAAAAGGGCACTCGGCGATAACGTGGTCGCAGGTGAGCGGCAAGTCCGTCAAGTACGCCAACTCCCTCAAATCACTCAGGAAGTTCAAGCGCCGCTGGAGCCTCGCAGCTATAGAGAAGCTCATAGAAGACGCCAACAACCAGGCAACGGTTGATCCGATTCAGCTCACCCTCGGCGCGGTCGCTTCCATAATAGCCCTTTTCGGACTGATAAACGACAGCATCGTGATGATAATCTCTGCCATGCTCCTCTCTCCTATCCTCGGCCCCCTCTACGGATTCTCCCTCAACGTCGTCATGGGCAAGGGGAGAGACGCCCTAGACGCCGTCTATTCCATCCTTAAGCTTCTCGTAGTTATCTTTCTCTCCGCCGCCATCGTGACGCTCATCCTCAAGCTGGCTGGAGCCATGCCCTCTCAGCCGACCCACGAGATAGCGATCCGCGGAAATTCCGGCCTCGTTTACATCCTGCTGGCCGTTATACTCGGCTACGCGGGTGTCGTGGCTATAGTCAGCAAGATACCCGAGATACTGGCCGGCGTTTCCATTGCTGCCGCCCTCGTCCCCCCAACGACGGTCATTGGAATATCCCTCGTCATGGGCTGGTGGGATGTTTTCGGCGGTTCGCTGATTCTAACTCTTGAGAATGTTCTTGGCCTGTTAACCGGCTCGCTGCTCGGGCTGTACATCCTCAACGTCTCGCCAAGGAGCTACTACGAGAGGAGAGCGGCGAGACTCTACACAAAGAGAACCATGCTCGTCCTAGCGTTGATGATAGCACTGATAGTTCTCCTTGAACTCATGTTTCCAGGCTAA